One Antennarius striatus isolate MH-2024 chromosome 17, ASM4005453v1, whole genome shotgun sequence genomic window carries:
- the dapp1 gene encoding dual adapter for phosphotyrosine and 3-phosphotyrosine and 3-phosphoinositide isoform X1 — MSLCSDVSVEDVSDELEILGWYHYDLSRHAAEALLLSNGTDGSYLLRNSNEGPGCFALSVRAKDSVKHFHVTRKDNSYVFGFNKFSTLQDFINHFANQPLVGSDTGTLLVLRSPYPWRVEEPSIYESVRVHTAMQTGRTENDLVATAQSLGTKEGYLVKQGGIVKNWKQRWFTLNRYELKYFKDKMGDEPIRTLDLRSCSAVQFDYSQDRVNCFCLVFPERTFYLCAKTGVEADEWIKILRWKMTQIKKGR, encoded by the exons ATGAGTCTATGCAGTGACGTGTCTGTGGAAGACGTGAGTGATGAGCTGGAGATTTTAGG GTGGTACCACTATGACTTGTCTCGCCATGCTGCAGAGGCCCTTCTCCTGTCCAATGGGACAGATGGAAGCTACCTCCTTAGAAACAGCAATGAAGGACCAGGCTGTTTCGCCCTGTCAGTCAG GGCAAAGGACTCTGTCAAACATTTTCATGTGACAAGAAAAGACAACAGCTATGTGTTTGGGTTCAACAAGTTTTCAACTCTTCAGGACTTCATCAACCACTTTGCTAACCAGCCTCTGGTGGGCAGTGACACAG GAACTCTCCTGGTGCTGAGGAGTCCTTACCCGTGGCGCGTTGAAGAGCCGTCCATCTATGAGTCAGTACGAGTTCACACGGCCATGCAGACAGGCCGCACAGAGAACGATCTGGTTGCCACTGCACAATCG CTGGGAACAAAGGAAGGCTATCTGGTGAAACAAGGAGGAATTGTGAAG AACTGGAAGCAGAGGTGGTTCACGCTCAACAGATATGAACTGAAATACTTCAAAGACAAAATG GGCGACGAGCCCATTCGAACTCTGGATCTGAGAAGCTGCTCAGCAGTCCAGTTTGACTACTCCCAGGACAGAGTCAACTGTTTCTG CCTGGTGTTTCCTGAGAGAACATTTTATCTTTGTGCAAAGACGGGTGTAGAAGCCGATGAGTGGATCAAGATCCTGAGGTGGAAAATG ACACAGATAAAAAAGGGTCGATGA
- the dapp1 gene encoding dual adapter for phosphotyrosine and 3-phosphotyrosine and 3-phosphoinositide isoform X2, protein MDRFLFLVVRWYHYDLSRHAAEALLLSNGTDGSYLLRNSNEGPGCFALSVRAKDSVKHFHVTRKDNSYVFGFNKFSTLQDFINHFANQPLVGSDTGTLLVLRSPYPWRVEEPSIYESVRVHTAMQTGRTENDLVATAQSLGTKEGYLVKQGGIVKNWKQRWFTLNRYELKYFKDKMGDEPIRTLDLRSCSAVQFDYSQDRVNCFCLVFPERTFYLCAKTGVEADEWIKILRWKMTQIKKGR, encoded by the exons ATGGATCGTTTCCTATTTCTTGTGGTTAGGTGGTACCACTATGACTTGTCTCGCCATGCTGCAGAGGCCCTTCTCCTGTCCAATGGGACAGATGGAAGCTACCTCCTTAGAAACAGCAATGAAGGACCAGGCTGTTTCGCCCTGTCAGTCAG GGCAAAGGACTCTGTCAAACATTTTCATGTGACAAGAAAAGACAACAGCTATGTGTTTGGGTTCAACAAGTTTTCAACTCTTCAGGACTTCATCAACCACTTTGCTAACCAGCCTCTGGTGGGCAGTGACACAG GAACTCTCCTGGTGCTGAGGAGTCCTTACCCGTGGCGCGTTGAAGAGCCGTCCATCTATGAGTCAGTACGAGTTCACACGGCCATGCAGACAGGCCGCACAGAGAACGATCTGGTTGCCACTGCACAATCG CTGGGAACAAAGGAAGGCTATCTGGTGAAACAAGGAGGAATTGTGAAG AACTGGAAGCAGAGGTGGTTCACGCTCAACAGATATGAACTGAAATACTTCAAAGACAAAATG GGCGACGAGCCCATTCGAACTCTGGATCTGAGAAGCTGCTCAGCAGTCCAGTTTGACTACTCCCAGGACAGAGTCAACTGTTTCTG CCTGGTGTTTCCTGAGAGAACATTTTATCTTTGTGCAAAGACGGGTGTAGAAGCCGATGAGTGGATCAAGATCCTGAGGTGGAAAATG ACACAGATAAAAAAGGGTCGATGA
- the lamtor3 gene encoding ragulator complex protein LAMTOR3, with protein sequence MADDLKKYLYKQLQSVEGLHAIVVTDRDGVPVVKVANDNAPVHALRPGFLSTFALATDQGSKLGLSKNKSIICYYNTYQIVQFNRLPLVISFIAGSSANTGLIMSLEKELATLIEELRQVVEVA encoded by the exons ATGGCTGAT GATCTGAAGAAATACTTGTACAAACAACTGCAGAG TGTTGAAGGTCTTCATGCTATAGTGGTGACAGACAGGGATGGTGTCCCAGTTGTTAAAG TGGCCAATGATAATGCACCTGTCCATGCACTGAGACCTGGCTTCTTGTCCACATTCGCTCTGGCCACAGATCAGGGCAGCAAGCTAGGCTTGTCCAAAAACAAGAGCATCATCTGCTACTACAACACCTACCAG ATTGTTCAGTTCAATCGGTTACCACTGGTCATCAGCTTTATTGCCGGCAGCAGCGCCAACACAG GTCTGATCATGAGTCTTGAGAAGGAGCTGGCTACTCTAATAGAGGAGCTAAGGCAGGTGGTGGAGGTGGCATGA